The segment GATTCGCCGATCTTCGAGGCGGCGAAGGCCGAGGCCGAGCAGCGCGCCGACGCCGGCTATGGCGTGGCCGAGGTGTTCCGCCACTATCCGCGCGGCGTGTTCACCGCGATGGGGCTGCGGGTGGCGGAGAACATCCTCTATTATATGGTGGTCACCTTCTCGATCACCTATCTCGCCCATATCGGCGTCGACACGACCGAGATCCTGGCGCTGCTGTTCTGCGCGCACCTGCTGCACATCGTGCTGATCCCGTCGATCGGCCGGCTCGCCGACCGGATCGGGCGCAAGCCGGTCTACATCGCCGGCGCGGGCCTCACCATCGCCTGGCCGTTCGTCGCCTTCCCGCTGTTCGACACCGGCCAGGCGCCGATCATCCTCGCCGGGATCATGATCGGCATGGCGGTCCACGCGCTGATGTACGCGCCGCAGCCCGCGATCCTGACCGAGATGTTCCCGACCCGGATGCGCTATTCGGGGGTGTCGCTCGGCTATCAGGTGACGGCGATCTTCGCCGGGTCCTGGGCGCCGCTGATCGGCGCCGCGCTGCTGCGCGCCTATGACAGCTGGCACCCGATCGCGCTCTACGTCGCGGGCGCGGGGGTGATCAGCCTCGTCTCCGCGCTGGTCATGACCGAGACGCGCGGCGTCTCGCTGCTCGCGATCGACCGCGCCGACCGCGAGCGAACGGCCTGAACGCAGCCGGCTAGGCTTTCTCCGCCAGCCCGTCCCTCATCCAGCCGGACATCAGCGCCGGATCGAGGCCGTCGACCGGCCGCCGCTCGACCGTGCCGTCGGGCAGCATCACCAGCCGCCGGTTGACCTTGGCGCGCCAGTTCATCCGCGCGGTGTTCTCCTGCCCGACATAGCAGCCCTTGGCGAAGCTGACGCCGTTCAGCAGGTCGGCATTGCATTCGAGCCAGAGATTCCTGTCCGAGCCGA is part of the Rhizorhabdus wittichii RW1 genome and harbors:
- a CDS encoding General substrate transporter (PFAM: General substrate transporter; major facilitator superfamily MFS_1) yields the protein MQHEQSADLPYLRKIVGASMAGTVVEWYEFFLYGTAATLVFGKLFFPPTGNELDGIIAAFGTYAVGFIARPLGGIVFGHVGDRIGRKSLLQFSLVLIGASTFLMGCLPTFATIGYWAPLLLVLLRFVQGFALGGEWGGAVLLVTEHSPNRSRGFWGSFPQAGIPMGNLLATIVLLLLSATLSEGEFLAWGWRVGFWLSVIIVGVGYYIRTKVSDSPIFEAAKAEAEQRADAGYGVAEVFRHYPRGVFTAMGLRVAENILYYMVVTFSITYLAHIGVDTTEILALLFCAHLLHIVLIPSIGRLADRIGRKPVYIAGAGLTIAWPFVAFPLFDTGQAPIILAGIMIGMAVHALMYAPQPAILTEMFPTRMRYSGVSLGYQVTAIFAGSWAPLIGAALLRAYDSWHPIALYVAGAGVISLVSALVMTETRGVSLLAIDRADRERTA